The nucleotide window ATGCAAGTGACCGATGAAGAGACTGGGAGTGCCATTACTGATCCGGAGAGGCTATCTACCATTAAGGAACTCCTCTGCAATGTACTCAAGGGAAGCAACAAATCTCGGGGTGCTAAGACCGTGGTCTCTCAGGACGTCACCCACACCGAAAGGAGGCTTCATCAGATGATGTTTGCTGATAGGGATTATGAACGGACCAACAATAATGACGTCTTGGATGAGAAGCATAGACCAGACGTTAACGTCGTTAATTGGTACGATAAAGATTACTCTGTGATAACTATAAGGTCTAAAGATAGGCCAAAGCTTCTATTCGATACAGTTTGCACTTTGACAGATATGCAGTATGTAGTTTTTCATGCCAATATTGACGCTGAGGGGCCTGAAGCTTATCAGGTTTGCCATTTATCCTCTCTTTTTTAACATTTCTGTCAACAATGGATTGAGCTTGAATTGGTTTCTTTCTCATTGCTTTTGTAGGAATACTATATCAGGCATGTAGATGGATCTCCTGTGAAATCAGATGCTGAGAGACAAAGGGTGATTCAATGTCTTGAAGCAGCCATTGAGAGAAGAGTGTCTGAGGTGAGTGAGTGATCTATACTATATATCGCTCTCATTCTCGTCCGAGGAGAGTTTATAGTGATGGAAATTTAATTGTTCTTCGTCCAGGGTTTGAAGCTGGAATTGTGCACTGCTGACAGAGTTGGATTACTATCAGATGTCACTCGCCTATTTCGCGAGAACAGTCTCACTGTCATCAGAGCAGAAGTAACAACCAGAGGAGGCAAAGCTGTTAACACGTTTTACGGTCGCTGTGCATCAGGACATCCTGTTGATGCTAAGACCATAGATTCCATCAGGCAAGCGATCGGCCAGACTATACTACAAGTGAAGGGTGGAACTGAAGAGTTGAAACCAGTGTCAAATGAATCTCCAACCAGGTTCCTCTTCAGTGGTCTCTTCAAGTCCAGGTCTTTTGTTAATTTCGGCTTGGTTAGATCCTATTCTTGAGCAACTGATTTTAGCAAAATTTAGCCAACTCTGTATATAATCACAAAGTCTACAATGAATCTCAGCTTTTATTTGTTAGTATTGTTTCAATCTCATGTTGAAGCTAGGAaagtaaagaaagaaaatttcagTAGTGAGAATTTGTGTACATAATTTTCCTTATCTTAACTTATATTATATTCTTCTGGTCTGAAGTTTTGGTTGGCAGATGCAATGGGAAAGGAAATTAGGCATGTTTGACTTCAATTTTGGAGTGTTGGAACAATGATTTGAATGTTGGATTTCTTAATGTGGAACAAACCCAAATTCAAAGACAATAACTTGAAAGTAGATCTTCTCTAGGGAAGCAAAGTGTTGTACAATTTCCTTATTATTGATCATTGGACAGACAGAAGAAAGAGGCGGCCAACTGTTTGTTGAATATTCAACATGGTTACCAGTCTCAGATGGAGACATGTAGTGgttgtgggttttttttggtATGGTGGGGACTTCATTAAGGCAGGGCTCTTTGGGCCCACCACAACAGAGTAAACTTTTGGACCCGTATTTCGTATTTTTGAGAGTTTTCTTACGTAGGATATGAACCCAAAGTATTGGCGAGAAGTTTCTTCATTTACAGCAAATCAAGGATGATTCTTTCTTTCTGGGTTGGTCCCCATACAGAGAAGAGAACCCAAATGGGAAGTGGGAACTAGACTTTCTTTGGACTTTTCAAGTACCCTGTTTCTGAACGCAAAGCAAGCAAAACCACTATTCTTTATCTTCTGTAGAAAATGGTCCATCTGAATCCAACTAGTCCAACAGACAGTGATTTGAACGTTCTTTTTTGACCAAGATTGGTTGTGAGACAGCTGCTTAAAGCAAACAACCCAACAAACAtatgaaaagagagaaaaaaaggggTTGGAGGAAATGCGTCTTCTTTTCTGAATTGTAAACCACACGCATAAATTCTGCGTCATCTTTCACTACTTTGGATTATTGATGCTATCATCATTCATCCCTGTGCATTACCTATGCCGGGTGTCACCACGTGGCGCCaccagattttttttataatcatattatacaaatttgtcatttaaatatttaatatgaaCCTAAACTAGACCTACTTGATGTTATGGTAAAATCAAGTCAAAGTTCAGCGGATgatcacaagggtattgctcatTATGGGAATTGAGCACATGACATCTCGAGTCTATACAGTTTGATCCCAAATAAATTCATCAACTAAGGTATCGTCAAAATGATTGTGGCACCACCAAATGTTGCCACCTCAAGATGAATCTAAAATGTTGTGGATAATTGTGATTTTGTTAAGCAATTATATGGAACCAGAAAAAGAAATTGCACTTGGCAAATCACAGAATAAACAATTAAGAGTGTCATGTGACTcacttaccaaaaaataaaagtggCATGTGCCTCTGAGATTCTTTGTCACTGAAATCTTTCCACT belongs to Tripterygium wilfordii isolate XIE 37 chromosome 2, ASM1340144v1, whole genome shotgun sequence and includes:
- the LOC119981874 gene encoding ACT domain-containing protein ACR4-like — its product is MAVNMSFSNDMDDEYEKLIRRMNPPRVVIDNDSCKNATVVRVDSANKHGILLEVVQVLTDLNLIITKAYISSDGCWFMDVFNVTDQDGNKITDEVILDYIRKALGPESCFTYSMRSVGVTPSMDHTAIELTGSDRPGLLSELSAVLTHLKCNVVNAEVWTHNTRAAAVMQVTDEETGSAITDPERLSTIKELLCNVLKGSNKSRGAKTVVSQDVTHTERRLHQMMFADRDYERTNNNDVLDEKHRPDVNVVNWYDKDYSVITIRSKDRPKLLFDTVCTLTDMQYVVFHANIDAEGPEAYQEYYIRHVDGSPVKSDAERQRVIQCLEAAIERRVSEGLKLELCTADRVGLLSDVTRLFRENSLTVIRAEVTTRGGKAVNTFYGRCASGHPVDAKTIDSIRQAIGQTILQVKGGTEELKPVSNESPTRFLFSGLFKSRSFVNFGLVRSYS